ATTATACCAGAGAACCGTCGCGATACCGATGACAGCGGTGGTGacgcagaagaagattgaggtCAATGCTGCGGGTGTCCATCCCTTGTTCCACAAGTCAGCAAGAGTCATACTGTGGTGAATGGAAGGTAGGGAGGGACGTACGATGACAAGCGGGAAGGGACCCCATGGCTGACCATCGAAATCGGTTGTCGAGTTCAGACCGACTACGTTACCGCTGGTGGGTAGACCCCAGTATTTACAGTGGTCAACAATTGTTTGGGGGACGACAGTGTTCTCTTGGAATTTTTCAGGTGCTTCAATAAACACCGCCGCTAAACCCGATGACAAATGCCAATCAATCTGGATTACAATGAAACTATTCAGCAAAGTTTACGGGAGGATAGTTTAACAACTCACATGACAATGGAAGAACCATGCTCCGGGATTATCAGCCCTCCACCTAAGGACCACCTTGCCAGTGGCCGGAATGGTGATCGTATCCCTCCTCATCGGATTTTCTTGCCCCTCGACAATCTCCCCattcccttcatcctcttcatctgtcACGTCGAAACTCTTTTGCACAACCTGGAACTCGTGCCCGTGGAAATGAAAGGGGTGCGAGCCAGCGTCCCAGTTGTACACTGTCAACTGGATGTTGGCCATGTGCGGATACGTAAAAGCGTTAGTCTGGGCGCCATAAacggaaggaaggaaagatgcGTTCCCCATAGTCAATGcggtgaagatggaagcTGTAGGAGGTTCCTGGAAGGTGACATTATTAAAACTACCCCGGTTATTACCGTCGTCGTAAGTGTCGAAATTGACATGGAGTGTGTATTCGATATCAGCAGGAGCCATGGCGGACCGAAGAAGGGGCGTGAGGAGGGTATCGTCGATATCTGTGAATTCTTCGGGGTAGACGACCTCGTCCGCGTGgggattggaagaagagtaggAGATTTGAATGGTGTTGTTCAACACGAGTTCGTCGGGGAGGTAATCGTACATTTCCACATCTTGCATCACCGTCATGGCGTAATTCCTGTCTGTTTCATTCTTTGCCTCTACCAAGATGGAATATCTCTGCGCGACAGAGAGCGGCAAAGCATCGACAGAATACGGCTCAACCTCGACGCCGTCAACTTCAATAATGTTGATGTCGTGTTGGTCAAGCGCAATGTAGAACACTACAGATTATTAGCGATGCGCCGTCAGggataaaagaaaaaactCGCTAGCCAAAGCAGACATGTTTATTACCCTTATCTTGTACTTTTTCCCAGCTTCAAATGGAATACTCAAGTTGTCGCTAACCGCAGCACCATTCGCCACGTCTTCGGCCGAAGGATAATACTTGCCGTCCTTGACGAGATAGATGACAGCCGAGTCTGGGACTGGTTCCGCGCCCGTAGGGTTCTCCCATGTCAAAAAATCGTTGGTCAACAAATCCAGATGTTGGCGGTGGTACCAATCGGAGACTACCAAGGTGTAGTCATCGTCCCAAGTCAGGTCGTCCGAGCGGCCTGTGGCGTTTTGAGGTTCAATTACTAGGGCTATTCCACATCAGCTTAAAAATTATCGTTATCGGTCAACGGAAACTTACGAGATCTCAACCCGTCAACGTACTGTCCCAAGTAATGTCCGTGCATCCAAAACGTGCCCGCCTGTAAATTCGTGTCAATCACATAATCCAGCGTCTCACCCATCGGTATAGAACACTGCGTGATTCCGACCGCTCCGTCATAGTAGTTCGAGCCGTTGAAGGATATTCCGTGAGTGTGCAAAGCGGTACCGATATTGGGATCGTTGAGACCATTGTATGCGTGGATGAGAATGGTGTCTCCTTGGGTTGCCAGCAATGGTGGAGGACTGCGCAGAATGAGCTAGCAGATTGCAATTTACGACAAAAAGACTAACGGCCATGAACCATTGACACCAAttactcttctttcaaaaAGCTGTGAAAACGTCAGCTATCCATCTTAAACTATCTGTTAATCCGAAATACGAGAGAGGACGACTAGTCGGAGaatagaaagagagagataCCCACTCCGTCGGGGTTAGCCACAGCGTAGCTGATGTTCCACCAATGCTCAATTGTGGCCGCTGAGACTGCTTGGGCAAGCAGAGGTATTGTTGCGAGAAGAGCTGATATACGGGTCATGGTGGCCACTTTTAAAGATGTATTAAACAGGTAATGTTGTTAAAACATCTCGAAAACAGTTACTTTACGCTTTGAAGACGTCTCAGCAGCCAGCGGCGGCTATACTACAACAATCAACGCCcgttgctgctggtggctgctgccgccgccGTTGTTGTACCATactaataataataataaaaaagaagaagaaatgaagCGCTGACGTGTAAATAAAGTTCGGCCGATTGACCGGACATAACCGCCGACGACCTCCACCACTTTTTTTGTCCCGACCATCATTTTTCGCCAGGCGCTAAAAAAATACATAATTAAGGTGATAATAGGACCTCCACATCTTGGCGGCGTCATCACGAAATCCCAGATGGGACTCGAGGTGGAtatgtttttttttttttttctaattgtcttttttttttaatctCGACTCGTCCATTAAGTGACAGATATAGATAATGTTGACATGTATTGATTCCTTGTATATTTTATATTATACCTACCATCAACATACTCTCGGAAGCCCACAATGCCTTCTGTTCCTCCTGGAGAAAAGGCGCCACCATCTACTTCCGCTCCGGTGCCCGACTCCGATGCCTGCCCCCCACTTTCTACTACCTGTCAAGACCAAATCCAAAAAGAGTCAGCAGCCGCTGATCCAATAATTCCGGcaacctccaccgccaTTCCTCAAGCTTCTCCTGACCTCACTTTGCGATGTAAGTATGAGGGCAATGAGAAAGCTGATCTGACGGACGAGGGCAAACAACTATACAATGATGGTTGCGCGAGCTCAACAAGAACCGTTAGCGAAGAGACACCTCCCGAGTTTCAAAGTAGTTCGCTCCCACCAGGATGTAGCTGGGGACCCGAACTCGCTCCTGACCTCCTCAACGCCCTCAAACTCGATCCATCTCATTATCCATCCACCACATCCTCGGTCGGAGCTTCCGCCGGAGTTTCCGAAACCGTTCCCCGCATTATATGGGTATCGTTCCCTCCAAGCTGTCCACATaaccctttcttcttctctcgagCTCGCAAGCTTGGTATCACGGCAGTAGCGACATGCTTCACTCTGTTAACCAGCGTGAATGTCTCGGCGTACTCCATAGGGGAGACTTCAATGTGTAGAGATTTAGGTATCTCCACCGAGATTGCGGCCGTCGGGCTCGGTATCTACTGTTTCGTGAGATTTCTGTCACTTTCATCTGCCACGTCTTGTTAATATAGATATAGGGCTTCGCCATAACTCCAATGATCCTCGCACCTCTCTCTGAAGAATTCGGCAGACGATGGACGTACGTCGCCGCAGTCTTCATATTCCTTGTTTTCCACATCATGATGGCGGCAGCCAAAAATCTCGCGACCATGTTAATCGCTCGAATCATTCAAGGTTGTGCTGGAAGTGTAGGCTCGACATTGGTGGGCGGCACCATTGCGGATATCTACCTCCCTGTCCAGTGCGCATTTCGTCCTAATTTCCTTATCGTACTTTTCTGCTAACAAGGATGAAACAGGCGAGGTCTGCCATCGGCAGTTTTTGCATTCGCAGCAATCGCAGGGAGTGGTATGGGTCCAGTTATTTATGCATGGGTTGAATCGACCCCACGTTTGGAATGGAGGTGGATATGGTGGTTACAGTCAAGTGCGTATTCTACCGTTTCTTTATTTCTTCACATACAGGGGCTAACTCTCGTAACCCGAATAGTGACCATTGGTGccctcttcccattcatCCTACTCATTATGCGAGAGACACGTGAATCCGTCATCCTTCGTCGACGAGCTGCAAAACTTCGCAAGGAGCACCAATCTGGAGACAACCATGAAAAAGGCTATCATAATCTCTTCCAAGCTCCAGACGGGGTAATAGGCAGGTTCACAGCTAGGAGTGAAATGAATAGGATTGGATTATGGGAAGCTATGCGCACGAGTGCCCTCAGACCATTCAGTATGTacctttccctccttttGACTCCTGCAGATCGTTATTGATGTCAAATCACTGCGTAGCCTTCCTCATCGTTGAACCAGTTGTTGCTTTCTTTGCTCTTTGGATGTCTATCGCTGTGCGTCATTCCTTTTCTGCAATTCATTACCGCACGCCCGCCTCTACTTAAAAAAGGCTGACCAAACTTTCTGGCGACAGTGGGGAGTTTTATACATCCAAATCGGCGGTCTCCCTTATGTGTTTAGAAATATCTACGGTTTCTCCACCAATCAAATCGGCCTCATCTACCTCTCCATCGTGATTGGCGCTCTTATCGGCTTCTTTGCTAATTTTGTCCAGGACGCAATCTACCGTCGTCGTTTCCATTTGGACGGTGTCGAAGCTCGACTTTACGCCCCAATGGTCGCCGGAATaacttttcctttgggTTGTTTCTTGTTCGGGTTCACAAGTCTTCAGAGCATTTATTGGCTGGTGCCTTGTATTGGGATCGTCATCATTATTGCCAGCTGTTTGACTATTTACATCAGTGCTTTCGTGTAGTAAGTCTGATTTCTCCACGTGCCCCCCACCTGATTATTGATTATTATCTGCTAGTCTGTCAGAATGTTACGGCTCATACGCCTCTTCCGCCATAGCAGCCCAAAGTTTCCTCCGAAACGCATTTGGAGGTGCGTTTTCAATGTTCACTGTCAAAGTACGTCCTTCTCTTATTCTACTTCGTCGCTGGCGTCGCTCATAAAAAAAGATGTACATCGCTATAACACCCCGATGGACAATCTTCACATGGGGTGTTGTCGCCCTCATTCTTGCCACGGTACCTTTTATTGCCTTCTACAAAGGTACTGTCATCCGTGCCCACTCCAAGTATTCCAAAATTTTAATGCgcgaggagagagaaaggatcgagagggagaaggaaaactGAGAGGAtcgagagggagaaagaagaagtatTTAGATGGGATGGGGTAAAACGGGGGTTCATGGAGTAGTAGATAGGGATTGAAggggttggaagaagtgaaAGACAATGGGTGAGTATAGGGATCACAGAGATTTAGATTTAGATTTGGATGTAAGAAGACAGCATTTTATGGATGTAAGTAGACAGCATTTTATAGTACACCAAATGCAAACAATTTCGCAACAGTTATACTCCTGCTATATTGTAAGGGCAATCCAGTGCGATGATTAGGGTTACTACCTGGCAATGGGGCATAAGCTCCTATTGGGTAAACAAACAACTTCCCACATCCTATTTACAGTACCTAACATCCCACTATCCATGTGACTGCTAATATATGTTTCTTGATGACTGGTTGGCCATCCATCAATGCCCCTGTGTTAGAGtcgttcttccttcctttaGACGATCAAGCGATGATTAAATAAAGGGCCTAAAAGGAGGGGAGGGGCCAGACGAAAAGGTCTAAAACACTTGAAGTCTAGTCATGCAACAGATTCCATTATATATAACGTGTACTGTAGACGTGGTCGCcgtggaaggaagaggggaggaagggagggaaaCAGGCCCCGCCGACACCCCCTATCGGCCCTCCATAACATTTGTATACGTCACCTTGCTTCTCTTATAATGTCCTTGCttgctcatcttccttcctctttgggATTGCTCCATGAGAGATATTGATTCAAGTTTAATGGAAGGCACGATCTATTTACAGCTCTGTTCTCCTCTCGTCTTGAGAGTAGATTGAAGTTATTTATCGAGACCTTCCTACCGTTTCTTTTGCGAACCATTGAGTGTGTCGCACTTGTAGAGAGAAGTGGCATTGCCGTTTGGAAATAGATCCAGAATACGGATTAGCTGCTGCGCGATGTCCAATATTTTATCAACCAAGAAAGGAATAGGAGATTGATTTTGTCATACCGTGTCATAGCGAAACGTATAAACTTAACATCAACTTCACCATAAATCTTCATATCAATCTTCCATTCCCTTCCACTGATTCCATGAGGTAGCTTAGTTAAGGAACTTGGAGGCCTAGTATCAAAAGGAACGCGAGCTCAGCTTCATTTATCACAAGAGTAAGGTGGTAtaaagagatggagagaaaaaaaaaaaacttacCATATTTGCAAGACCGGAAAGACCGCCAGAGTTAGAGCCACCAATCATCTACAGTCATGACATTAGCCTTATATCGTATATGGAGATGTTTTAAGGGAGTAAAAGTGGTCTGGGGATTGAAAAAGGGATACCTACGCCGGAAACCTGACTCTTgagcatcatcttcatgaTGACCTGACCAGCAGAGGTGACAGCGTCCTGCTTGTTGCCTTGGACGTTGCCTCCAGAAGAGTCAAAAAGCTTGGCAGCTTCAGACATGGCCATACCCATAATCTAGTCGCATTAGTCAGCTTCCTGTTCAAAAGGCTTtttgagaggagagaagaggtcgCAAGGTTGGCAGGTAagggaatgaagaagaaacggACCTTGGACTGCATGTCACCGCCGCCTTGCTTGTTGCTGGAAGTGTCAGCACCGCCAGAGGTGAAAGACTTGAGGGCTTGCATAGCAGCGGCACTATCAAGCCGTAAAGGTCAGCACGATTTCGTTTCCTTTCAGAAGCCTTGCTCAACCAccctcaccatcttcatcgccaaCGCCAACGCCAGACTGAAATGAAGCAGGACAAAAAAGGACTTACGCTCCGAGGGAGCTGGAAGTCATTCCGCTAGTGTTACCTTGGCCATACGCCTGCTGGTGATCCCTCTGAACCTTTCCCTCATCAATATCGGTGTCATTTTTGTTCATGTTGCCGATGAAAGACAGGGCAGAGCTGAAGAGGGACGAGTTCTCGTTACCATTAGAGTTGTGCTGGTTGGCAGCGCTGACGGCGGTGTTAGAGTCGACTATAAGAGGAATTAAATTCAATAAACGAGAGAAGATTTAGAGGGAGATGCAAGAGAAGGACTTGGACTTACTGTTGGGAAAACCAGAGTTCCCGGAGGACGCACCGCCTTGACCGTGAGGACGGTTGTACTCGGATCCACCAGTCTGACCGTAACCCTGGTTCTGACCGCCGTAGTTCTCTTGCTGGCCGTAACTACCAGACTGTTGACCGTATCCACCAGACTGTTGGCCATATCCACCAGACTGTTGGCCATATCCACCAGACTGTTGGCCATAGCCCTGGTTCTGGTTTCCACCATACTGCTGCTGATTGTTGTCGTTGAGGCTGCCTTGGTGGTTGTTGCCATAAGAGTCGTTGTTATTaccttgctgctggttgTTCTGGCCACCGTTGACTAATTACACAAAGAGCACCAAAGAAATCAGCTACCGATCATCGGGAGAGGCCACATCAACCCGAAGTAGAAGCGTTTCAGCTCCTTGAGTACTTACGGGCGTTCTCGAGCTGCTCCGTAGCCATCTTTTTGAGATAATCCATGTTGTTAGTTTGACTGTGAATATACGTGGTAGGGAAAAAGATATAGATTTTTTAAGGGGAGTATTtagatggaaaagaagagaagaaagatgaaaaagaggacAACAATTGATGATCCTGAACTACTGGTCCGGGCGTACGGGAACGAAGAATAGGGGCGTTAAGTGACAGGGGGGACTTAGATTATTCGGCGCGCTGATCAAATGATTACGTCAGATAAAGGGGCCCCGGCGACTGCGATACCAGATTGGGCAGGGGTGGAAACGGAAAAGTCCAGGCGGCGACCGAAACAAACAGTCCGATTACCGACATGCCTATTTGACATAAAGTTGATCCTGCCGGTGATAACGTATAGGCCTGCGCCTCAGGCACGTGCTGTCTCTGAGTGACGAGATCGTCCTCGAAGCCTCATCGTCAGCTGAACCTAAAACACTACTTCCACCTCgttttttcctcctttcaGTCACCTTAATTCATCACCTATAGTCGTATATGAGCGCTTCATCCCAGCCTAGGCTTAGTGTAAGAGAAGCGGCTCTTGCCGCTGTCCAAGCACGACTTAACCCGCCACCTTCATACGACAGTTCATCCGCTCACGCCTCAAACCCCGGCGTCAGTGGCGCCGCTCCTCAAGCCGCAACGAATAATGGAAGCACTGTCGCCGAACAGACCCCTTTCTCACCCCCCGGTTCAAGGGCGAGTCCAAGACCTACCTTCACGGAtaaagaggagagggaacTGAAACTGAAGTTTGGGAAATTGTTGGATCGCGGGATCGTTAGGGATAATGGCTATAAAGAAAGTGCGGAAGCTGTTGAGGTTGGTTTAATCCTTGACATGAGACGCAGCCGATGTCTATTGTTTAAGGGAGGTGCTAATCAAGGACATTTCTAGACATTATTGAAGATTGCTAACAATATTCTTTCGAGCGATGATCCTAAGTACCGAACTATCAAGGCCACCAATGGCATGttgcagaagaaggtttTGTCGGTGAAAGGTGGCCATGACTATATCATTGCTGTAAGTGATGTCTCTCTCCCCCCAAAGACTGCAAGCCCCCAGTTCTCCGTTCTTGGCCGTTTGTCACCCTTTCGCAATCCACAGTGCCCATCTTATCCAGGGGTTCTTGCTACCACTACTTATGCTATCTGTTTGTTCGGAAACTGATACTATTCTTCGAATAGCTCGGCTTTCGGACGAAGACAGTCGATTTCGTCAAGATATACGTGTTTGAGAAGACACTTCGGTCGACACACGAGCTCAAGATTGGTGCAGAAATACTTCAAGGCCACGTACGTCTACTTTCACCAGATCTCTTCCCAAATTCCCTCTAACCTCGTGTATTAATATTCTAGTTAACATCTCTCAAAGAAAGAGTGAACCTCTCATCGCAATCGCTCCTCAATTACAACCAAGAAGAGGCCGCCCGCCGAGCTCAAGCACTCCGCGAAATTGAAGCCGATCGTGAATCTGTAAAGATCCGGGCAGAGAGGGAACGACAAGCTCGAGAAACCAAAGAGCAGGCtaagagggagagaagggagagaggggaagCCGAAGAGGCCGAGGAAGTGGTCGATagggatgatgagaggCGGAGGGAGATGGCAAATGCTGTGGTCAGGAATGATAGAGACTATAGGCGCAACActgttgaggatgagtatagtgaggatgacgatTATCCTCCAACATATGGGGAAACTTTCtttggggaaggaaggaggttgggTGATTAAGAGTATATGCTTACACGTAATCATGTTTGATAAGAGTGATTGAGAATAACGACCGTTGAAATGTTGTGTAAATGTTCATTTGTTGAAATAGACTTATACTGTTGATGAACAACGTAGCCAGTACCTTGATCTACATGATTACAAAATTGATGCGAAGTCGTGGGCAACAACAGATTAACGTTTGATGAAAAGCCTACGTTTGGAGGGCACGCTGTTTATGGGACCAAACTACAGCGGCACCCTCGCGCCAGCTCCTTTCCGaccctttccatcttcaacGCGTTATTATGGTGCCCGATGGACATCATGGTAAAAGATACGATGCTTCTATATCCAATCGTATCTTTATCTCACCGAAATACAGAATAAAATTTCTCAAAGTGAGTTGTTGGAAACAGGGGTGTTTTTCGCCGAATTTCACATAGCCAAATTTCCCGACGAACTCCCCCAGAGAACCCGCATAGCCTTTTCAACACGCTATGGTGTGGATTTCGCGAGGTATTACTTTTATCGTTCTGCATGCATACAACTAAGTTTAATTTACTTTTCCCTCTATCAAAAGGTACTAATGCTATGCAGTTATGTATGGTAAAATGTTGATACACATTGGTCATATGACTAGCGACCGCTTCTCCTATTAATGATATTCAGTTCACGTTTGCATGGTGAAACACACCTTTGACATACCATAGACATAAAAGTATACAAGCATCGGGGAAGATAGTCAAGGTTGCGTTGATCTCCACAGTGTCCTTATCCATATGGATTATTTTGGGTCGGATCTGCTGATTTATTCCTCCTTATAGAGTACAAAAAGTTTTCAAATTCCTTGCGAGAGAAAAACGACTGAAAAAATCATTTCAGCGGCCGAAATCTGTCAAACCAGCACGCCATTTCAAGCACAAGGAAGCGAGAGGGACCAAGCAATGGAAAGCAAAGCTAGCGATGGAGGGTATACGATGTTGGACGGAGGGGAGTTTGCAGCGAAGTCGATGTTTATCCACCTAACAAGATAAAACACTCATGAATCGCAGTCCTTCCTATCGTCAGCATGGTGATTTTATTTCTTCACTGGTAGTCAGTCAGTGCTAACTACTGTATAGGTTCACCGCTATCCGTTCTTCGCTTTCGATTGCCTCTCATACTCCGCTCGctttcattttcttttccatcccatcatcttcattaAAAACTCAGTTCGGAGGACGGCACATAGTGAGACCCAGTGAGAGTTAGACATTGTTAGTTAGAATGGTCTCATTTATCTGAAGTGGTTTGCATCTGCTAGAATGAAATTGCGGCGCGGTAGATAAACCATAGTACCTTGATGATATAAGACAATCTTTCCATCCAGTTTTTACTGAGCCTCGACCATTTTCAAAACCTGCTCTGCTAGCGCATTCGCAGCTAGAGGATTGCCACCACTGATTAGCTCCCTATCCACCGTAATTCTGccaatcttctctcctAGTCCTTCAACCATCTCAGCACCAGCCTCACGGAGAGTACTCTCCACCCTTGGCACCTCGCCTCCCCACAGGgtttccatcatcttctcctccgcATCAGACCACGAGGTAATCTTGTACCCCTTGTACAAGAACGTCCCTTCCGGCGTCGCCTTGGTGCTCAACAGCCCATAAGGCCCATGACAAATCACCGCCGTCGGCTTCCCCTCATGATGGAAATGGGCAAGGATCCTTCCCAGCTCCGGATCGGCCCCTAGATCAGCCAGCGGCGCATGGCCACCTGGAATAAACACGGCCGCGAACCCATCCAGTTCCTCATCCGAGATGCTTTGGAAGGTCCTCGGTGACGCAAATCCGTTCTCTCGCATCATCCTAGCGATGAGGTCGTTCTCACGCTTGCGTTCGTAGAAATTCAAGGCGAAGGCCACGAGGCTCTCGCTGGTAGGGTCGGGAGTGGGAGTCTTGCCAAGCGGGGAGGCGAAGGTCACTTCGCAGCCTGCCGAGAGGAATTTGGATAGTGGCTTTGCCAGTtccatcaagaagaagccagaGCTCTGGTCTGCAGTGGTCTCTCCGCATTGAGAGGTTTTGTGGAGAGGGATTGAGGACGCGTCGGACATGATTATAAGGATCTTCTTGGG
This region of Cryptococcus neoformans var. neoformans B-3501A chromosome 10, whole genome shotgun sequence genomic DNA includes:
- a CDS encoding hypothetical protein (HMMPfam hit to Cu-oxidase, Multicopper oxidase, score: 145.8, E(): 9.5e-41), encoding MTRISALLATIPLLAQAVSAATIEHWWNISYAVANPDGLFERRVIGVNGSWPPPPLLATQGDTILIHAYNGLNDPNIGTALHTHGISFNGSNYYDGAVGITQCSIPMGETLDYVIDTNLQAGTFWMHGHYLGQYVDGLRSPLVIEPQNATGRSDDLTWDDDYTLVVSDWYHRQHLDLLTNDFLTWENPTGAEPVPDSAVIYLVKDGKYYPSAEDVANGAAVSDNLSIPFEAGKKYKIRVINMSALAMFYIALDQHDINIIEVDGVEVEPYSVDALPLSVAQRYSILVEAKNETDRNYAMTVMQDVEMYDYLPDELVLNNTIQISYSSSNPHADEVVYPEEFTDIDDTLLTPLLRSAMAPADIEYTLHVNFDTYDDGNNRGSFNNVTFQEPPTASIFTALTMGNASFLPSVYGAQTNAFTYPHMANIQLTVYNWDAGSHPFHFHGHEFQVVQKSFDVTDEEDEGNGEIVEGQENPMRRDTITIPATGKVVLRWRADNPGAWFFHCHIDWHLSSGLAAVFIEAPEKFQENTVVPQTIVDHCKYWGLPTSGNVVGLNSTTDFDGQPWGPFPLVIGWTPAALTSIFFCVTTAVIGIATVLWYNQDTLDSRDMEEHIRRKIEAKKRRSGLLRRLRGE
- a CDS encoding hypothetical protein (Match to EST gb|CF190595.1|CF190595), coding for MPSVPPGEKAPPSTSAPVPDSDACPPLSTTCQDQIQKESAAADPIIPATSTAIPQASPDLTLRCKYEGNEKADLTDEGKQLYNDGCASSTRTVSEETPPEFQSSSLPPGCSWGPELAPDLLNALKLDPSHYPSTTSSVGASAGVSETVPRIIWVSFPPSCPHNPFFFSRARKLGITAVATCFTLLTSVNVSAYSIGETSMCRDLGISTEIAAVGLGIYCFGFAITPMILAPLSEEFGRRWTYVAAVFIFLVFHIMMAAAKNLATMLIARIIQGCAGSVGSTLVGGTIADIYLPVQRGLPSAVFAFAAIAGSGMGPVIYAWVESTPRLEWRWIWWLQSMTIGALFPFILLIMRETRESVILRRRAAKLRKEHQSGDNHEKGYHNLFQAPDGVIGRFTARSEMNRIGLWEAMRTSALRPFTFLIVEPVVAFFALWMSIAWGVLYIQIGGLPYVFRNIYGFSTNQIGLIYLSIVIGALIGFFANFVQDAIYRRRFHLDGVEARLYAPMVAGITFPLGCFLFGFTSLQSIYWLVPCIGIVIIIASCLTIYISAFVYLSECYGSYASSAIAAQSFLRNAFGGAFSMFTVKMYIAITPRWTIFTWGVVALILATVPFIAFYKGTVIRAHSKYSKILMREERERIEREKEN
- a CDS encoding hypothetical protein (Match to EST gb|CF189665.1|CF189665): MSASSQPRLSVREAALAAVQARLNPPPSYDSSSAHASNPGVSGAAPQAATNNGSTVAEQTPFSPPGSRASPRPTFTDKEERELKLKFGKLLDRGIVRDNGYKESAEAVETLLKIANNILSSDDPKYRTIKATNGMLQKKVLSVKGGHDYIIALGFRTKTVDFVKIYVFEKTLRSTHELKIGAEILQGHLTSLKERVNLSSQSLLNYNQEEAARRAQALREIEADRESVKIRAERERQARETKEQAKRERRERGEAEEAEEVVDRDDERRREMANAVVRNDRDYRRNTVEDEYSEDDDYPPTYGETFFGEGRRLGD
- a CDS encoding hypothetical protein (HMMPfam hit to DJ-1_PfpI, DJ-1/PfpI family, score: 72.0, E(): 1.6e-18), producing the protein MSPKKILIIMSDASSIPLHKTSQCGETTADQSSGFFLMELAKPLSKFLSAGCEVTFASPLGKTPTPDPTSESLVAFALNFYERKRENDLIARMMRENGFASPRTFQSISDEELDGFAAVFIPGGHAPLADLGADPELGRILAHFHHEGKPTAVICHGPYGLLSTKATPEGTFLYKGYKITSWSDAEEKMMETLWGGEVPRVESTLREAGAEMVEGLGEKIGRITVDRELISGGNPLAANALAEQVLKMVEAQ